The genomic stretch GGCTTGAATATCTAAGTCTAGTAAGCCATGAGAACAAATTTGATGTAACATATGGTCAAGAAAAGGAATACCTGTGTTAACATTACATTTTCCCTCTCCATCAAGGTTAACTTGTACTTGAATATCTGTTTCTTTCGTTGTACGACTGATAGAGGCAACACGACTTTGATGAGCGATCGATTCTAAATTAGTAGGTAAAGTATTAGTAATAATGGACATTATTTAATTTAATTTTAATTGATATAACCAAAACAATAAGAGTTATTGAGTATAATTAAAGTCACTCATAAGAGAGTGAAAAATTTTAACTATGCCCCAACATATATCTATCATAATCGTTTTTGAACTTAGAGCAATTTTAGCGGGAGCGACTCGTGATTGGAGTCAATTTTCTGGGTTAGGTATCTGTTACATCCCCCAATTAGTGTTAGAAGAATTGGAATTTTTGACAAAAAGGGCAGTTTCTGAAACTGATGAGAAAACTGCAAGGGAATTTCTCCGTTTTTTTCCTGATAGTGGTTGGCAAGTTACTCAGGGAATGACTCATCATGATTCTTTGACGGGGATGGAAGGGGAGGATATGAGTAAAAATGCTCGTTTACAATTAGCGATCGCAGAGTCTATATATTATCTTAGCTTAGAAAATCCTCATAAGTTAGTAATATTAGTCGCAAATCAACAAAGTTTACGAGAAGAAGTGGACAATTTAGGACAAGATAACCTAATTAGCCTTACTTTACCTCAATTTATTCAATGGTTACGAACCCAACAAAAACCGATTAATGTGAGTCAAAAAATTGCCAGTTTAAGTAATGGTAATGTTTCTTATACTTCTCCTGCTAATTCTTCGCTAGTGAAAAATATTAATAATAACGGTAAAGGAGTTTCTAAGAATCCTGAGAATTATTCATCAAAAACAAAAGTTAAAACCAAAAATAAAAATAATACTCTCTCTTTTACTATCTCAGGATTATTAGCCACAGGGGGATTAATTATTACAATGATGGTTGTTTGGTATTTTATTCAACCCAAATCTTTTCAAAAATTTTGGGAAAAAACAGGTTTACCCACCTTAAATAACTAAACTTTATATATATTAAAACTCTCAAATTATCGCTCGTTCGTTGATAGCATAGATCAATATTTTCATGACGTACTTTAATTATTCTAAATCAAGGCATTGATATTACAAATAGTATTGCTTTAATGTATGTTTTCGTAACTTAAGAAAAATTAATCAACTATATAAATGATTTGAAATTATCATCGATCAACTTATAAAAAGAATATAACTCATGAGTAATAATAAGTTTTTTTGAGAAAACTTTATCTATAAGCTTTTTTTCAAGATAAGCTAAAACATAAAATTTGCATAGCTTTTTATTGATAAAAATTAATGGAACTCTTACCTATAGCCTTTTGCCAACCTTCACTATTCTACTGAGATGGGTGTGAGCTTAATTGCTTTTTAATGGTAAGATAGCGATAGTAAAAATTAGACTGTACCCTTTTTCGAGAAAATAAATTGTACAATGGGCAAAATTTGGGAATTAGATTTTTATTCACGACCAATTTTAGATGATAATAACAAAAAACTATGGGAAATTCTTATTTGTGAAAGTCCTATTTCGATCGATACTGATGTAAACTCTTTATTTCGTTATTCTCAATTCTGCTCCAATAATGAGGTTAATTCTATCACTCTTCAAAAGGCGATCGATACAGCCATAGAAAAATCTGGTGAAACTCCCAGTAAAATCCGCTTTTTTCGCCGTCAGATGAATAACATGATTATCAAAGGTTGTGAATTAGCTGGAGTACCTGTTTTTTCCTCCCGTCATACTTACGCTTTAAATAAATGGTTAGAAGAAAGAAATCAAGACTTTTATCCTCAACAATCAGGTTACGACGAAAAATCTGCCCAATCAACTTCTGTACAATATCCTCAAAATAATCCTATCAATCTTCCCGATGCGGTAAAAGGTGATAAAAAAGATAAATGGGCATTAGTTAGTCTTTCAGCAGAAGATTTTGCCGAAATGAAAGAATGGGATATTGGTTTCGCGGAGGCTTTTCCTTTATCGATGATAAATATTCAACCCCACACTCTCATACCCGGATTAATAATCTTTTCTCAACGGGCGTTACCATTAGCAGGATGGATGTCAGGGTTAGAATTAGGTTATTTAAGACTAGATAAAGGCAATTTTCCTAAAATATGCTTAGAAACAGGAGTGAGTGATAGTTGGATTCTTGCTAATCTCACTGATAAAGCCACTCTAGCAGAAGGAGAAGGTTTTGAAAAAGCCAAAAAACAAGCTAGTGGTGTTCACTTTTTAGGGGTACAATCTTCTCCTGAATCTGAATCTTTTGCAGGTTTTTGGTTACTTTTAGATAATCAGTAATTAACAAACTTTTCTCTTATTCACTATATATTTATTATTAATTTATGAGTCAAAGAACTATTATCAAAGGTACTGGTATCCCTTTAATTGGTAATGATATTGATACCGATCGTATTATTCCAGCCCGTTTTCTTCGTTGTGTCACTTTTGATGGCTTAGGAGAACAAGTGTTTGCAGACGATCGAATAGCCTTAAAAGGTGAACATCCCTTTGACTTACCCCAATATCAAAAAGCTAAAATATTAGTAGTCA from Geminocystis sp. NIES-3709 encodes the following:
- a CDS encoding PIN domain-containing protein, encoding MPQHISIIIVFELRAILAGATRDWSQFSGLGICYIPQLVLEELEFLTKRAVSETDEKTAREFLRFFPDSGWQVTQGMTHHDSLTGMEGEDMSKNARLQLAIAESIYYLSLENPHKLVILVANQQSLREEVDNLGQDNLISLTLPQFIQWLRTQQKPINVSQKIASLSNGNVSYTSPANSSLVKNINNNGKGVSKNPENYSSKTKVKTKNKNNTLSFTISGLLATGGLIITMMVVWYFIQPKSFQKFWEKTGLPTLNN
- a CDS encoding Tab2/Atab2 family RNA-binding protein, whose translation is MGKIWELDFYSRPILDDNNKKLWEILICESPISIDTDVNSLFRYSQFCSNNEVNSITLQKAIDTAIEKSGETPSKIRFFRRQMNNMIIKGCELAGVPVFSSRHTYALNKWLEERNQDFYPQQSGYDEKSAQSTSVQYPQNNPINLPDAVKGDKKDKWALVSLSAEDFAEMKEWDIGFAEAFPLSMINIQPHTLIPGLIIFSQRALPLAGWMSGLELGYLRLDKGNFPKICLETGVSDSWILANLTDKATLAEGEGFEKAKKQASGVHFLGVQSSPESESFAGFWLLLDNQ